The Leptotrichia trevisanii DSM 22070 genome includes a region encoding these proteins:
- a CDS encoding DUF2207 family protein has protein sequence MNKSYIVIIEIIVVVLVVVYSVLTWYFFGRDPKRKAVVPEFVEPDYISAMFVAYINGERDSKEILKIGILSLILKGYISEVDEAGTGNRKYTLNKKNRDNLRLRKETLFEEENNLLDVLSENDLFGNKLGVIGYKNRIVHFLEKKYKKMIYKNNYSYFIPFILGIAICVAFTLSKLMQKDIASSMILTIFIFGWLAYVYSMQRGLLKFLYVTTTVGGFIGVILYADIFSGIILLILGIMFLIYEKAIGKYTVSGQRKMEYIEGLKMYFETAEKNKIDKFETEEEKLNYFNRIFPYIIALKVEDEKIVIFKDSLDFLNIMGSYAEAQCYVNEYVDRKFPIFRKKYIFW, from the coding sequence ATGAATAAATCTTATATAGTTATAATTGAAATTATTGTGGTTGTGCTTGTTGTAGTGTACTCTGTTTTGACATGGTATTTTTTTGGAAGAGATCCGAAAAGAAAGGCAGTTGTTCCTGAATTTGTGGAGCCAGATTACATTTCTGCAATGTTTGTGGCTTATATTAATGGTGAGAGGGATTCAAAGGAAATATTGAAAATTGGAATATTGTCGTTAATACTAAAGGGATACATTTCTGAAGTTGATGAAGCTGGTACTGGAAATAGGAAATATACTTTGAATAAGAAAAATAGGGATAATTTGAGATTGAGAAAAGAAACCTTGTTTGAGGAAGAAAATAATTTGCTGGATGTTCTTTCGGAAAATGATTTGTTTGGGAATAAACTGGGAGTGATTGGGTATAAAAATCGAATTGTTCATTTTCTGGAAAAGAAATATAAAAAGATGATTTATAAAAATAATTACTCATATTTTATTCCATTTATTTTGGGAATAGCAATTTGTGTGGCTTTTACATTGTCAAAATTAATGCAGAAAGATATTGCAAGTTCGATGATTCTTACAATTTTTATATTTGGATGGCTAGCATATGTATATAGCATGCAGAGAGGATTATTGAAATTTTTGTATGTAACAACTACTGTGGGCGGGTTTATTGGCGTGATATTGTATGCGGATATTTTTTCTGGAATAATTTTGTTAATTTTAGGGATAATGTTTTTGATATATGAAAAGGCAATAGGAAAATATACAGTTTCAGGACAGCGAAAAATGGAGTATATTGAAGGTTTAAAAATGTATTTTGAAACTGCTGAAAAAAATAAAATAGATAAATTTGAAACAGAAGAAGAAAAACTTAATTATTTTAATAGAATATTTCCTTATATTATCGCACTTAAAGTGGAAGATGAAAAAATAGTAATTTTTAAGGATTCTTTGGATTTTTTAAATATAATGGGAAGTTATGCTGAAGCTCA
- a CDS encoding DUF2207 family protein, with protein sequence MGNVDFVIKILEIIIVVVVTVYSVLTWYFFGRDPKRKAVVPEFNVPHNISAMFMAYINGERDSIRILKIGILSLLSKNYISVIKDKKGKIKKFILNSKNKKNLELRKTNLFEEENELLDILSEGDLFSNKQLILKYKNRIVYFLEKKYKKTIYKNNYFCFIPFILGTVILLFLILLKLTKGSVENSVRTTIAGIIWLKLVYDMSRGVLKFLYITVVIGGIIGVIMYVDIYSGISLFTLGIIFLVYEKAIGKYTTAGRRKMEYIEGMKMYFNTTERYRIDKFETQEEKLNYFNYLLPYAVALEIEDESFKLFMDSLNFLNMMGNYKEAKYFVDEYTVSIFPNKLFKNVFDFFKA encoded by the coding sequence GTGGGAAATGTGGATTTTGTTATAAAAATTTTGGAAATTATCATAGTTGTAGTTGTTACAGTGTATTCTGTCTTAACTTGGTATTTTTTTGGAAGGGATCCGAAGAGAAAAGCCGTTGTTCCTGAATTTAATGTGCCACATAATATTTCTGCAATGTTCATGGCATATATTAATGGAGAAAGAGATTCAATAAGAATATTAAAGATTGGAATACTGTCATTATTATCCAAAAATTATATTTCCGTTATTAAAGATAAAAAAGGAAAAATTAAAAAATTTATTTTGAATAGTAAAAATAAAAAAAATTTAGAATTAAGAAAGACAAATTTATTTGAAGAAGAAAATGAATTACTGGATATTTTGTCTGAGGGGGACTTATTTTCCAACAAACAGTTAATTTTAAAATATAAAAACCGTATTGTATATTTTTTAGAGAAAAAATATAAGAAAACGATATATAAAAATAATTATTTTTGTTTTATTCCATTTATTTTAGGAACTGTGATTTTATTATTTCTTATATTATTGAAATTAACAAAGGGAAGTGTTGAAAATTCAGTTCGTACCACAATAGCAGGAATTATATGGTTAAAACTTGTGTATGATATGTCAAGGGGAGTTTTGAAATTTTTATATATTACAGTTGTTATAGGTGGAATTATTGGGGTTATAATGTATGTTGATATTTATTCGGGCATAAGTTTATTTACTTTAGGGATAATATTTTTGGTTTATGAAAAAGCGATAGGAAAGTACACGACTGCAGGAAGAAGAAAAATGGAATATATCGAAGGGATGAAAATGTATTTTAATACAACAGAAAGATACAGGATAGATAAATTTGAAACGCAAGAGGAAAAATTGAATTATTTTAATTATTTGCTTCCTTATGCTGTTGCACTTGAAATAGAAGATGAAAGTTTTAAATTATTTATGGATTCTTTAAATTTTTTAAATATGATGGGAAATTACAAAGAGGCAAAATATTTTGTCGATGAATATACAGTTTCAATATTTCCTAATAAATTGTTTAAAAATGTATTTGATTTTTTTAAAGCTTGA
- a CDS encoding AAA family ATPase, producing the protein MRKKRLPIGMSDFKRIIEENYYYVDKTGLISNILKDGANVNLFTRPRRFGKTLNMSMIRYFFDFENREENKKLFDNLNISESEYASEQGKYPVIFVSFKNIEEDEWEDCYFEIRNLISNMYDEFSFIREKLDERKLYEFDNIWFKRDGADWKNSLKNLTKYLYDYYGKKKVVVLIDEYDTPIIQSYQAGYYKKAISFFKRFYGEALKDNEYLQFGIMTGILRIAKEGIFSGLNNLKVNTIFSEKYSEFFGLTENEVIRAVKYYELEYELEEVKKWYDGYQFGDSEIYNPWSIINFLSAGQLRPYWIGVSGNKLIDEMLDKGNKEIFDDLGKLFNKEKIYKEINDYSEFTFDTDDIWQLFLYAGYLTIGGEKVDNEYPIRIPNNEILEFFENRFIARFIRKTQKFTNIIKDLKKGKIEEFAKGLQDEILSSLSYFDTDKDEKYYKVFLIGIFIVLGNDYIRLSERESGYGRADLVLEPKNKENPAYIFEFKVAGNEEEMENYAMEGFEQIREKEYDVELKNRGVKEIIHIGLGFYRKKLKMKYERVNF; encoded by the coding sequence ATGAGAAAAAAGCGATTACCGATAGGAATGTCTGATTTTAAAAGAATAATAGAAGAAAATTACTATTATGTTGATAAAACAGGATTGATTAGTAATATTTTAAAAGATGGAGCAAATGTAAATCTATTCACTCGTCCAAGAAGATTTGGAAAAACACTTAATATGTCAATGATAAGATATTTTTTTGATTTTGAAAACAGGGAAGAAAACAAAAAATTATTTGACAATCTTAATATCTCAGAAAGTGAATATGCAAGTGAACAGGGGAAATATCCGGTAATATTCGTAAGTTTCAAGAATATTGAGGAAGATGAGTGGGAAGACTGTTATTTTGAAATAAGAAACTTGATAAGTAATATGTATGATGAATTCAGCTTTATAAGAGAAAAGTTGGATGAAAGAAAGTTGTATGAATTTGATAATATCTGGTTCAAACGTGATGGGGCAGACTGGAAAAATTCTTTAAAAAATTTAACAAAATATCTGTATGATTATTATGGAAAAAAGAAAGTTGTCGTTTTAATTGATGAATACGATACTCCAATAATTCAGTCATATCAAGCAGGGTACTATAAAAAGGCAATTTCGTTTTTCAAAAGATTTTACGGAGAAGCCTTGAAGGATAATGAGTATTTGCAATTTGGGATTATGACAGGAATTTTACGGATTGCAAAAGAGGGAATTTTTTCAGGGCTTAACAATCTGAAAGTAAATACAATATTTAGTGAAAAATATTCTGAGTTTTTTGGACTTACAGAAAATGAAGTCATAAGAGCTGTGAAATATTATGAGCTTGAATATGAGCTGGAGGAAGTTAAGAAATGGTATGACGGTTATCAGTTTGGAGATAGTGAAATCTATAATCCTTGGTCGATTATTAATTTTTTGTCAGCTGGGCAATTACGTCCTTACTGGATAGGAGTTTCAGGGAATAAATTGATAGATGAAATGCTTGATAAAGGGAATAAGGAAATATTTGATGATTTGGGGAAATTATTTAATAAGGAAAAAATTTATAAGGAAATAAATGATTATTCTGAATTTACTTTTGATACAGATGATATATGGCAATTATTTCTGTATGCGGGCTATTTGACGATTGGTGGGGAAAAAGTAGATAATGAGTATCCTATAAGGATACCGAATAACGAAATACTGGAGTTTTTTGAGAACAGGTTTATTGCCAGATTTATTAGAAAAACTCAAAAATTTACAAATATTATAAAAGACTTGAAAAAGGGGAAAATAGAAGAATTTGCAAAAGGGCTTCAAGATGAGATATTATCCTCGCTAAGTTATTTTGATACAGATAAGGATGAGAAATATTACAAAGTATTTTTAATAGGGATTTTCATAGTTCTGGGAAATGACTATATTAGGCTTTCTGAAAGGGAAAGTGGGTATGGAAGGGCTGATTTGGTACTTGAGCCTAAAAATAAGGAAAATCCAGCATATATTTTTGAATTTAAAGTGGCAGGAAATGAAGAGGAAATGGAAAATTATGCGATGGAAGGATTTGAGCAGATTAGAGAGAAGGAATATGATGTAGAGCTGAAAAATCGTGGAGTTAAAGAAATAATCCACATTGGGCTTGGATTTTACCGGAAGAAATTGAAAATGAAGTATGAAAGAGTGAATTTTTAG
- a CDS encoding DUF6339 family protein — protein sequence MKLKFLHENTLEELRENIENNLESYKSNSNEWIFEFFQNNNPFLEFKKEIPEFKLNMSYEKPSESDIENVKIMYTSLKDLTNVEAANERLWAGMAHSDFWDYMKYRSALDKKKLDTQKIKKLYFFSNGKKGSLIKHLLAKLWWTGKLVYDEERDNPFELLDVFKTDFSGRISGLFASNFSNSQKITSVFLETILEFEKNGVKIKRENFTDIVMYLNILGGSVILDYFEKEELKEKISRKIENLLYT from the coding sequence ATGAAATTAAAGTTTTTACATGAAAATACGCTGGAGGAACTTAGAGAAAATATTGAAAATAATTTAGAGAGTTACAAATCAAACTCGAATGAATGGATTTTTGAGTTTTTTCAAAATAATAATCCATTTTTAGAGTTTAAAAAGGAAATTCCTGAATTTAAATTAAATATGTCTTATGAAAAGCCGAGTGAAAGTGATATTGAAAATGTGAAAATTATGTATACTTCCTTGAAGGACTTGACGAATGTTGAAGCTGCAAACGAAAGACTATGGGCTGGAATGGCACATTCAGATTTCTGGGATTATATGAAATATCGTTCAGCATTAGATAAGAAGAAATTAGATACACAAAAAATAAAAAAATTATATTTTTTTTCAAATGGTAAAAAAGGCTCGTTAATCAAGCATTTGTTGGCAAAATTATGGTGGACGGGAAAACTAGTTTATGATGAAGAAAGAGATAATCCTTTTGAATTACTGGATGTATTTAAAACTGATTTTTCTGGAAGAATATCAGGCCTATTTGCCAGCAATTTTAGTAACAGCCAGAAAATTACATCAGTATTTTTAGAAACAATTTTAGAATTTGAGAAAAATGGAGTAAAAATAAAAAGAGAAAATTTTACAGATATTGTTATGTATTTAAATATTTTAGGAGGTTCAGTAATACTGGATTATTTTGAAAAAGAAGAACTGAAAGAAAAAATTTCGAGGAAAATAGAAAATTTATTGTATACATAA
- a CDS encoding OmpA family protein produces the protein MKKLVLFLVMAVGINAMAYLGGPCSLEEKKCVIRGFNIDGNVLNESEASTIREIVNDLNKYGKSGTIDVIGHTDSTGSQKHNLKLSETRAKNFARLMREFGLDKRFSFGKIKGEGANTPVDTDDRVDGRYNNRRVEILLNNVEFENQESK, from the coding sequence TTGAAGAAATTAGTTTTATTTTTAGTGATGGCAGTTGGAATAAATGCAATGGCATATTTAGGGGGACCTTGTTCGTTAGAAGAAAAAAAATGTGTTATAAGAGGTTTTAACATAGATGGAAATGTACTGAATGAGTCTGAAGCATCAACTATTAGGGAAATTGTCAATGATTTAAATAAATATGGTAAATCTGGAACAATTGATGTTATAGGACATACAGATTCTACAGGTTCACAAAAACATAATTTAAAATTATCAGAAACAAGGGCAAAAAATTTTGCAAGATTAATGAGGGAATTTGGATTGGATAAAAGATTTTCCTTTGGAAAAATAAAAGGCGAAGGAGCAAATACGCCTGTAGATACAGACGATAGAGTTGATGGCAGATACAATAATCGAAGAGTTGAGATTCTTTTGAATAATGTAGAATTTGAAAATCAGGAAAGTAAATAA
- a CDS encoding YiiG family protein → MKKIGAIVIIMLVIVFLSWQTGKVEKKSLSGVSKEQIVLEKNKDKYNKHIRFYNRILNVDKGLLYYFEDAGMDKKFKNIQTEDIEADIAIDKNFIDKLKELSTSKEKKDELDKKAIAMIPILEKMLPVAEEMRTYYKNKQYLQDNYAKAQTLHSELLASLDKYNQVTKSYKEVFEKKSNEIKKLMIKDYDKRKQFITYNQFVFIEEGDKIIKEIHKQGLDASDFTVKGNPKKFRKIQERMDKLFNKFEKSIKNTKQLGKEGYNPGDHSEFIQKANKFKQSVNVFIQRIEKKEKASHSSVSDSFFAQTEEGTPENVLANFNEVIKEHNKLLVKKTKK, encoded by the coding sequence ATGAAAAAAATAGGAGCAATAGTAATAATAATGCTGGTTATCGTTTTTTTATCATGGCAGACAGGAAAGGTAGAAAAAAAATCGTTAAGTGGTGTTTCCAAGGAACAGATTGTATTAGAGAAAAACAAAGATAAATATAATAAACATATACGATTTTATAACAGAATATTAAATGTTGATAAAGGACTTTTGTATTATTTTGAAGATGCAGGAATGGATAAAAAGTTTAAAAATATTCAGACTGAGGATATTGAAGCGGATATTGCGATAGATAAAAACTTTATTGATAAATTAAAGGAATTGTCAACAAGTAAAGAGAAGAAAGATGAACTGGATAAAAAGGCGATAGCTATGATTCCAATACTTGAAAAAATGCTGCCAGTTGCAGAAGAAATGAGAACTTATTATAAAAATAAGCAATATTTACAGGATAATTATGCAAAAGCTCAAACTTTACATTCAGAACTGCTTGCTTCATTAGATAAATATAATCAGGTGACAAAAAGTTACAAGGAAGTATTTGAAAAAAAATCTAATGAAATAAAAAAATTAATGATAAAAGATTATGATAAAAGAAAACAATTTATTACATACAATCAATTTGTATTTATTGAAGAAGGCGACAAAATTATAAAGGAAATTCATAAACAAGGGTTAGACGCAAGCGACTTTACGGTAAAGGGGAATCCTAAAAAATTCAGAAAAATTCAGGAAAGAATGGATAAACTTTTTAATAAATTTGAAAAATCCATAAAAAATACAAAACAACTTGGGAAGGAAGGATATAATCCTGGAGATCACAGTGAATTTATCCAAAAAGCAAATAAATTTAAGCAATCTGTAAATGTATTCATCCAAAGAATAGAGAAAAAGGAAAAAGCCTCACATTCATCGGTAAGTGACAGCTTCTTTGCACAGACAGAGGAAGGAACACCAGAAAATGTACTTGCAAACTTCAATGAAGTGATAAAGGAACACAATAAATTATTGGTTAAGAAAACTAAGAAATAA
- a CDS encoding TlpA family protein disulfide reductase: MKKLLVIISMFMVFLVGYGKVKPLDVNMEAGTKIPNFELRDFNGKYTKSRKIFNNGKPTLLVFAAEWCPHCHTELPEVQKFYEENKDNVNVVVVFTSRRTNLTATKQFVAENKFTFPVYYDANQSLMNGFKVKNVPTNLIIQNSVIENVFVQIMDYDNLKQAFYLN; encoded by the coding sequence ATGAAAAAATTATTAGTTATTATTTCAATGTTTATGGTATTTTTAGTTGGATACGGAAAAGTAAAACCTCTTGATGTGAATATGGAAGCTGGAACAAAAATTCCTAATTTTGAGCTAAGAGACTTTAATGGAAAATATACAAAAAGTAGAAAAATATTCAATAATGGTAAACCTACACTATTAGTGTTTGCTGCTGAGTGGTGTCCACACTGCCATACTGAATTACCGGAAGTACAAAAATTTTATGAAGAAAATAAGGATAATGTAAATGTAGTAGTTGTATTTACAAGCAGAAGAACAAATTTAACAGCAACAAAACAATTTGTCGCAGAAAATAAATTTACTTTCCCTGTTTACTACGACGCTAATCAATCATTAATGAACGGCTTTAAAGTTAAAAATGTTCCAACTAATTTGATAATACAAAATTCAGTTATAGAAAATGTTTTTGTGCAAATAATGGATTATGATAATTTAAAACAGGCGTTTTATCTTAATTAA
- a CDS encoding SPFH domain-containing protein, whose translation MGLFGNQLANVIEWEQYNDEMLFWKWSNKEIKKGSKLIIRLGQDAIFLFNGKVEGVFEDEGSYDIASQIVPFLSTLKGFKFGFNSGMRAEVLFINTKEVTVKWGTKNAINIPAPGLPGGIPIRAFGTMACKIDNYNVLIDKIAGIKQQFSIDDVKERVISMLDQLLMKWIAREGKDMFNLQMNSFEIGNGIKEDMDFEMRKIGLSIPSFSISSFSYPEEIKRMQEKAAGQSMVGDVNKYTQMAMADSMENGEGAGNMAGNMAGMQMGMMMGQQMANQMNQMNNQSNQTQNNQQPSENAQSTGNSTAPKFCPECGTKTNGSKFCPECGTKLY comes from the coding sequence ATGGGATTATTTGGCAATCAACTTGCGAACGTAATAGAATGGGAGCAATACAACGATGAGATGCTTTTTTGGAAATGGTCAAATAAGGAAATAAAAAAAGGTTCAAAATTAATTATAAGGCTCGGACAAGATGCAATTTTTCTTTTTAATGGAAAAGTGGAAGGTGTGTTTGAAGACGAGGGAAGTTATGATATTGCCTCTCAAATAGTACCTTTTCTGTCAACATTAAAAGGATTTAAGTTTGGGTTTAACTCTGGAATGAGAGCGGAAGTACTTTTTATCAATACAAAGGAAGTTACTGTAAAATGGGGGACAAAAAATGCCATTAATATTCCAGCACCAGGACTTCCAGGTGGAATACCGATAAGAGCTTTTGGAACGATGGCTTGTAAAATTGATAACTATAATGTGCTGATTGATAAAATTGCTGGAATTAAGCAGCAGTTTAGTATTGATGATGTAAAGGAAAGGGTAATTTCAATGCTGGATCAGCTTCTTATGAAGTGGATAGCAAGAGAAGGAAAGGATATGTTCAATCTTCAAATGAATTCATTTGAAATAGGAAATGGAATAAAGGAAGATATGGACTTTGAGATGCGAAAAATAGGACTTTCTATTCCTAGTTTTTCTATTTCCAGCTTCAGTTATCCAGAAGAAATTAAGAGAATGCAGGAAAAAGCGGCAGGACAAAGTATGGTTGGGGATGTAAACAAATATACTCAAATGGCTATGGCTGATTCAATGGAAAATGGAGAAGGTGCAGGAAATATGGCCGGGAATATGGCAGGTATGCAAATGGGAATGATGATGGGACAACAAATGGCAAATCAGATGAACCAGATGAACAACCAGTCAAATCAAACACAAAATAATCAACAACCTTCAGAAAATGCTCAATCTACAGGAAATAGCACTGCACCGAAGTTTTGTCCAGAATGTGGTACAAAAACAAATGGTAGCAAGTTCTGCCCAGAATGTGGTACAAAATTATATTAA
- a CDS encoding PspA/IM30 family protein yields the protein MASILGRFKAIMASNINALLDKMEDPEKMIDQYLRDMERDLGSVKAETVAIMAQESAAKRKVTECEDEINKMENYAKKALQAGNEADARMFLEKKESIKIKLESLEKEKMIAVENSLKMREMHDKLTSDIQKLNAKRNEIKAKIKMAKSAQKINTMTSSTGISGKMDSFNSIEEKVDRMLDEANASMELNSPKKDEVDDLMKKYDSGESESSSAVDAEIERLKKEMGL from the coding sequence ATGGCTAGTATTTTAGGAAGATTTAAAGCAATAATGGCATCTAATATTAATGCGTTATTAGACAAAATGGAGGATCCTGAAAAAATGATAGATCAGTATTTACGGGATATGGAAAGGGATCTGGGAAGTGTAAAGGCTGAAACAGTTGCTATAATGGCACAGGAAAGTGCAGCAAAAAGAAAAGTTACAGAATGTGAAGATGAAATCAATAAAATGGAAAACTATGCGAAAAAGGCTTTGCAGGCTGGAAATGAAGCTGATGCAAGAATGTTTTTGGAAAAGAAGGAATCTATTAAGATAAAATTGGAATCTTTGGAAAAAGAAAAAATGATTGCGGTTGAAAATTCTTTGAAAATGCGAGAAATGCACGATAAACTTACATCAGATATACAAAAACTTAATGCAAAAAGAAACGAAATAAAAGCAAAAATAAAAATGGCGAAATCTGCACAAAAAATCAATACAATGACTTCTTCTACTGGAATAAGTGGAAAAATGGATTCATTTAATTCTATTGAAGAAAAAGTTGATAGAATGCTGGATGAAGCAAATGCATCAATGGAACTTAATTCACCTAAAAAAGATGAAGTGGATGATCTTATGAAAAAATATGATAGTGGAGAGTCAGAAAGTTCATCAGCAGTTGATGCTGAAATAGAAAGATTGAAAAAGGAAATGGGATTATAA